A single window of Ptychodera flava strain L36383 unplaced genomic scaffold, AS_Pfla_20210202 Scaffold_70__1_contigs__length_633064_pilon, whole genome shotgun sequence DNA harbors:
- the LOC139128792 gene encoding P2X purinoceptor 7-like has protein sequence MDYEAAVESMDAPELRTLVKRMVDRDPGLEFDVLILNEAVLAMMRIYRREIFATDDSDDNNDANRHAAYRQYVMWQHGRLGTGNRMVIPSCCVWAIRDRYPDPYSRYTGFVPSRLE, from the exons ATGGATTACGAG GCAGCTGTTGAAAGCATGGACGCTCCAGAGTTACGAACTTTGGTGAAAAGGATGGTGGATCGTGATCCTGGGCTG GAATTTGATGTGCTGATATTAAACGAAGCAGTACTAGCCATGATGAGGATATACAGAAGAGAGATATTTGCCACAGACGACAGTGATGACAACAATGATGCCAACAGACATGCTGCTTACAGACAATATGTCATGTGGCAACATGGCCGTCTTGGAACAGGGAACCGTATGGTGATTCCCAGTTGTTGTGTCTGGGCAATTCGGGACAGATATCCTGACCCCTACAGCCGATATACTGGGTTTGTTCCGTCTAGACTAGAATAG